Proteins found in one Candidatus Krumholzibacteriota bacterium genomic segment:
- a CDS encoding ABC transporter permease, translating into MGQVKKGIRKTRTVEPLNLLFAALGGLILLFIIAPLAGLFLNVTPEELADTAREGEVRTSIWLTLATSMGATLIFSIASVPMAYLLARKRFPLKELVNGIIDIPVVIPHSAAGIALLGVISRNTPLGSLGEKTGIPFVGGYAGIMIAMAFVSVPYLVNAARDGFSAVPVELEKAALNLGASPFRVFRTISMPLAWRSILSGLILMWARGMSEFGAVLVIAYHPMITPVLIYERFGAFGLKYARPVSVLFITICLVFFIAMRMIARSRDDA; encoded by the coding sequence ATGGGGCAGGTGAAAAAGGGGATCAGAAAAACGCGGACGGTAGAGCCGCTCAACCTGCTGTTCGCCGCGCTCGGCGGATTGATCCTGCTTTTTATAATTGCTCCTCTTGCCGGTCTCTTTCTTAACGTGACGCCGGAAGAGCTTGCCGATACGGCGCGTGAGGGTGAGGTGAGGACGAGCATATGGCTTACCCTTGCCACATCGATGGGGGCTACTCTCATCTTTTCTATAGCTTCGGTCCCGATGGCCTATCTTCTCGCCCGAAAGCGTTTTCCCCTGAAGGAACTGGTGAACGGGATCATCGATATCCCGGTCGTCATCCCGCATTCAGCCGCCGGGATAGCCCTGCTCGGAGTAATATCGAGGAACACTCCCCTCGGTTCTCTTGGCGAGAAAACCGGCATCCCATTCGTTGGCGGATACGCGGGGATAATGATAGCGATGGCTTTTGTAAGCGTACCATATCTCGTAAACGCGGCGCGCGATGGCTTCTCCGCAGTTCCGGTGGAGCTTGAAAAAGCGGCGTTGAATCTCGGAGCTTCACCTTTCCGAGTCTTCCGTACTATCTCGATGCCGCTCGCCTGGAGATCGATTCTCTCCGGGCTGATACTGATGTGGGCGAGAGGGATGAGCGAATTCGGAGCGGTTCTTGTGATCGCCTATCATCCCATGATAACGCCGGTATTGATATATGAACGGTTCGGCGCCTTTGGATTGAAATACGCAAGGCCCGTATCCGTTCTTTTCATCACTATATGTCTCGTCTTCTTCATCGCGATGCGGATGATCGCAAGGAGCAGGGATGATGCTTGA
- a CDS encoding ABC transporter ATP-binding protein has translation MLEVRGLSKKLGDFQLDDISFTVETGEYFVLLGASGTGKTVLLETLTGIIRADRGTITHGGIDITDEKIQKRKIAIVFQDQALFPHMSVRQNLAYSLRARGIKGAAEAERISQLARSMEIEPLLDRRPGALSGGEAQRVALARALASEPDCILLDEPLSSLDSNTRKKIRAILRRLNRNGITIIHVTHDYEEAISLAVRIGVMERGSIVQVDTPENILRHPKSEFVAGFVGIKNFFRGKIRRGASGAQPEFITGGANFTVSTDIAGGDAFAIIRSEDIVLTSDKPSHNDMNILSGRVTDISRVRSGIEIVVDSDVEISAVIPAQRFDDGAIGIGSDLYLSFGADQVRIMEV, from the coding sequence ATGCTTGAAGTAAGGGGGCTGTCTAAAAAACTCGGAGATTTTCAGCTCGACGATATCTCTTTCACAGTCGAGACGGGGGAATATTTCGTCCTTCTCGGAGCTTCGGGAACGGGAAAGACAGTCCTGCTGGAGACCCTCACCGGGATCATCCGCGCCGACCGAGGCACTATCACGCATGGCGGCATCGATATCACAGATGAGAAGATCCAGAAGAGGAAGATCGCGATTGTGTTCCAGGACCAGGCTCTCTTTCCGCATATGTCGGTCAGGCAGAACCTCGCCTACAGCCTTCGCGCGAGGGGGATAAAAGGTGCTGCTGAAGCGGAAAGGATCAGTCAACTCGCCCGATCGATGGAGATCGAACCACTCCTCGATCGCAGGCCCGGGGCCCTTTCCGGCGGAGAGGCGCAAAGGGTCGCTCTGGCGAGAGCGCTCGCTTCCGAACCGGATTGCATTCTTCTCGACGAACCGCTTTCATCGCTCGACAGCAACACGCGCAAGAAGATAAGGGCGATCCTAAGACGGTTGAACCGAAATGGAATAACGATCATCCATGTTACCCATGATTACGAAGAAGCGATCTCGCTCGCCGTCAGGATCGGGGTGATGGAACGCGGGTCGATAGTCCAGGTAGACACCCCGGAAAATATCCTGCGCCATCCGAAATCTGAATTCGTAGCCGGTTTCGTCGGGATAAAGAACTTTTTCAGGGGAAAGATCAGGCGCGGCGCGAGCGGCGCTCAGCCAGAATTCATAACGGGCGGAGCGAACTTTACCGTCTCTACGGATATCGCCGGGGGGGACGCTTTCGCGATAATCAGGAGCGAGGATATAGTCCTGACCAGTGACAAGCCTTCCCATAACGATATGAATATCCTCAGTGGCAGAGTGACAGATATAAGCAGGGTGCGGTCCGGTATCGAGATCGTCGTTGATTCTGACGTGGAGATATCGGCTGTCATACCGGCTCAACGGTTCGATGATGGAGCGATAGGGATCGGGAGCGACCTTTATCTTTCCTTCGGAGCGGACCAGGTAAGGATAATGGAGGTCTAG